DNA from Deltaproteobacteria bacterium:
TCGATCGCTTCCTGCGCCCGATGGAGGTGATCGGACGGGGCGGCACGCGTCTCGACGACGTCTGGGCGCAGCGGCCGGCTGCCTACCTCTCCATCTCGATTCCGGGCTTCCCGAATCTTTTCATGCTCAATGGCCCCAACGGTCCGGTGGGAAATTTTTCGCTGATCGAGGTCGCCGAACTGCAGATCGCGTACATTCTGCAACTCATCGAGTTGATCCGTGTCGGGCGCTGTCGCGAGATCAGTGCCAGCGCCTCAGCGACGGCGCGGTTCGATGCGGAACGAGTCGAGCAGGCGAAGCGAACCGTCTGGGCCACCGGCTGCCGCAGTTGGTATCTTGACGACCGCGGCATCCCGGCCGTCTGGCCGTGGACCTTCGATCGCTTCCGCGAGGAAATGGCAGCGCCGCAGCTCGATGCCTATGAGCGAGTAGCCGGATGACACCGGTGTCCTATATTCCAGGCGGCGTTGCCGGTGGGTGTGCCGGCTTCAGGCGGTGGCGCCGACGTCGATGCTCGTGCCCTCGGCCGCGATACTGACTGGCAGCGCGCCGGCAACTGGAAGCGCCTCTGCGGCGACGACGCGTTCGAGGGCGTCGTCGCTGCGTTCCGGATCGTGGTGAAAGACGATCAATTGCTTCGCTCGCGTCACGGTCGCGAAGCGCACCGCCTGCGCGAACGTACTGTGTCCCCAACCCATCCGCGAACGGTATTCCTGATCGGCGTATTGCGCGTCGTGAATCAGCAGGTCGGCATCGGCCGCCAATGCGAATCCCGAGGTCCATTCGGAGCTGGCAGGGAACTCCGCCGCTCCCAACGCGGGCTCGTGATCGGGCAGATAGGTGACGGTGCGCCCATCGGCGGTGATGCGGTACCCGACGGTGGGTCCGGGATGGCACACGAGTGTCGAGACGATGCGAAACGGTCCGACGGTCTCTTCAGCACATGGCACTTCATGCAGGGTCAGCACGCAGGGTAGTTCGCGCAGGTGTATCGGGAAAAAAGGCGGTGACAGGTAGCGCGTCAACCGTGCGCGCAAGCTCATGGTCGTACTGGCCGGCCCCCAGATGTGTACCTCGACGTTGGGGTTGTACAACGGACCGAAGAAGCCGAGGCCTTGAATGTGATCCATGTGCAGGTGTGTGAGCAGCACGTCGACGCGCCGCAGTGAGGCAGGGACGGCGCCACCGAGGCGCCGGATCCCCGTGCCGGCGTCGAGCGCGAGCAGCGCGCCGTCGGCGGCGCGCACTTCGATGCACGAAGTGTTGCCGCCGTAGCGCGCGGTCTCGTTGCCCGGGCTGGCCAGGGATCCGCGCGTGCCCCAGAAGGTCACTCGCATTCGCCGGGCACCTCCCAGAAGATGGCCACGGCTCCCAGGTGGCGGCCGGCTTGGCCGACGAGCGGGAAGGCGGTGACCTCGATGCAGCGGCGCTGATTGTCGAGGCCGAGAATCCACAGCCGATCGTGTGCCGGGCGATGCTCGCGCAACGCGATCATCAGCGGTCGCTGCTCGGGAGGAATGGGATTGCCGTTCGCATCGGAGGCGCGATCGGCACTGGCCCATTCGTCTCCTGGAAGCTCCCCGGTTTCTTCGAAGCGCTGGCCGAGAATCTTTTCTGCCGGCTCGTTGTAGAACACCAACGTGCCGTTGGGATCGACGATGAAGATCGGCGTCGCCAAGTAGCTGGCGAGCTGCCGCATCAAGATGACCTCGATTTCCTGCTGCGCCATAGCGTGCCCGCTATCACACTTGCGGTCGTTCGGGCAGCGTAACGCGTATGCAACCGAGCAACGTGACGACTAACAACCTAGCTCCTCCGCCAGGCGCGGCGCGTGTCCGGTGGCGCCCATCGTGGTGAACAGCCGCTGCGCCTCGCGCAGCTCGCGCTCGGCGGCGACCAAGGCTCGCTGCCTCCAGACGGGTTCACGCGGCAGCCAACGTCTCGCAGAGCGCCCACAGTTTTTCCGCGGCCGTGGCGTCGAGCGCGGCGTCCTCATCGCGTAGCCGCACCAGTCCCAGCGTGTTGTGATAGTACCCACCCTTCCGCAGCCCCTCCTGGGTGGCGCAGATGAGCGGTGTCTGCGCGCCGAGCTCGGGACTGATCATGGTGGCGCGCTTGAACCAGTTGCCGACGGCTCCGGCATCGCCGCCGAGGTCGGTAGCGATGGCGCCTGGGTGCACCACGAACACCGACAGCTCCGGATGGCGCTTCTGCAGCTCCGACGCGATCCACAGGTTCCCGAGCTTGCTGCGGCAATAGGCCCGCAGACCTCCGATCCTGCCGCGCCACGAGTAGTCAGGCGTACATCCGGACTCGAGGACGTAGATATCGCCCGTGATGATGACCACGCGTGCGCTCGGCAGCACGCCGCTATCCAGAAGCGTCTGGCGCAGAACGAAATGACCAAGGACGTTGACGCCAAAGCTGATCTCGTGACCCTGCGGCGTCACCGAGTACGCGCGCTCCATCACGCCGGCGTTTTCGATCACGACATCAATGGGCGCGCCGAGCCTCGCGATCTCCCGCCCCGCTTCACGCACGCTACGAAGATCGGTCAGATCCATGGCGACGAGATCGATGCGAGCCTTCTCGCCCGCTTCCCGTCGCAATTGATCGCGCACGCGAGCCCCTTTGCTCGGGTTGCGACACGGGAGAATCACGTCGGCCCCGCGCGCGAGGAGGCCACGCGCCATCTCGAGGCCGATGCCGTTGGTGCCGCCCGTGACCAGCACCCGCTTCCTCTCCAGTCGTGGTGTCTCCGGACAGCGCCGTGTCTTACGACCCTGACCGATCGAGGCAGCGGCGAGTCGCGCGTACACGTTGGCCCGTGGGACCGATTCTTCGAGGATCGCCATGACGGCGCCCTATACCATACATCCCGGGCCTACGCGTGCCGTTGATCGCGTCGGACGACTGGCTAACTCCATCCGGATATGTCACGAACCAAGCTCCTCGGCGAGGCGCTGCAGCTGTAGCGGTGCCCCTATCTCTTGGTAGCGCCGTTGCGCCGCGCCGGCAGACACTCGAGGGCACCATGGAACTCCTGTGTACCCCGGAGGAGCTGGTCGCCGAGAGCCGTCGGCTCGCTCATCGCCGGCATCCCCGACCCGTTCGCGCCGCTGCGCTTGACCAAGGTGCTGATGGTGATCATGCTGACGGCGTTCGCGCTGATCAGCCTGATGTTCCTGCTGATGGTGCGAGTGACCGACCCGTTGGTGCCGCGCGCCATGTTCGGCGTGTTGAGCACGCTCCTGTACTTCCCGAGCGGCGCGGTCTACCCGCGCCAAGGTTTCCCCGCCTGGATGCAGGTGATCTCGGCGGCCGATCCGTTTACCTACGCCGTCCACGCGCCCAAGTGCTTGTTGCTGAAAGATACGGGAATGGCGGCCATCGGTGGCGACCTCGTCTTCCTCGCCACCTTCTCCATCGTGACGATGACGATCGCGACATTGTTGTTTCGGCGTACCTTGTGATCTCGCGGTGCGGTGCTGATTCACGATCCAATTTCTGTCGCCAGGCGCGCGGCGAAGCGGCGCGCCGATCTCTTCGTAGCCTTGCTGCGCCTGTCGCAGCAGTTGAGCGCGCGTCACCTAGTCGCCGAGCACGGCAGCCAGCTCGGCGCGCCACTCGCAGAGCGCGGGGGCGAGCGTCTTTGCTCCCGTGCTTTCGATCAACGCCGCGGCGTTGGCGAGCGCGGCTTCGGCGGCATCGCGGGCCGCCGCTGCGTCGCGATGGAGGAGTGCGCGGGCGAGGACACCGTGGGCCTCGGCTTCGTACATGCCGCGCAGCGAGCGGCGGCAAAGCGCGATCGCCTCTGCTGCCACGGACTGCGCGGCCGATAGGTCACCCGTTTCAGCAGGGCTTCGGCCAGAAGCGCTGCTGCCACGCCTGCCGTTTCCTTTTCGACGTGTCCGAATATGCCGAGCGCGGCACGCGCCGGTTCGATGGCGTCGACAGCGCGGCCTCGACGGCGAGTCGTGCGGCGCGAAGCTGCCTCGCGCAGAAGGCGAGGTCGGCGTTGCCTGCGTGGCACTGTGGCCATTCCATAGGCCTGCCACCCACAAATGCGGCACGTCGGAGCCCCAGGTCGGCCGGCGCGGCCCAAGGTTCTTGCACAGCGTGGCGAATCGATCCGGCGGATGGAAGTCGAGCGGCCAGATGTCTGGATGGCGGAGCATCGGCTTCGCCAGGAAGTCGGGGACGGACGCGGGGATCATCACTCATGGGCCACCGGAAGCGCGAAGGGCAGTTGCCATGATTTGGCCGCCGCCTTTGCCATTCCCTTCCTCCTCTTACGGGACGATCGAGGATCATCCGCGCATGCCATCGATCTGGTACAGCGGCACGGGCCGGCTGAGGCCCTTCAGGTCGTGGTCGCCCAGGCTCGACGCCGTCACCCGGTCCTCCACGGCCGCGTGCACGCGGTGGGTGACGAGGATCGCGCCGCCGGGCGCGATGGCGCACACGCGCGCCGCGAGGTTCACCACCGTGCCGATCGCCGCGTACTCGGTGCGCCCCTCGAAACCGATCTCGCCGCAGGTGGCGTAGCCGACGGCGATGCCGATGCCGAGCGCGAGGTCATGGCCGCGCCGGCGCCACTGCTGCGACAGGGCCGCGGTGCGCTCCCGCATCGCGATCGCAAGCCGCACGGCATCCCACGCCGGGTCGTCGAGCGGCACGGGATCGTTGAAGAACACCAGCATCCCGTCGCCGGTGAACTGGGCGATGGTGCCGCCGTGCTCGAAGATCATCGGCCCGACGGCGTGGTGAAACTCGCGCAGCACGGCCATCACTTCTTCGGGCTCGGCCGTCTCGGAGAACGGGGTGAAGCCGCGCATGTCGCAGAACAGCACCGTGATCTCGCGCCGGTGGCTGGCGAGGATCGAGTCGCCGCCGGCGGCGATCGCTTCGGCCAATTGCGGGGTGACGAACCGCCGGAGCCGGTTGAGGCGCTCCACCTCGCGCACCTTTTCCTCGACCCGCTCGCTGAGGCGCGTGTTCCACTCGAGTAGCTCGTCGGTCATCCGCTTGCGGTCGAGGCACGCCCCGAGGCGGGCGTGCAGCAGCACCGGATCGAACGGCTTCGGCAGGTAGTCCTCGGCGCCGAGCTTGATGCAGGCGACGATCGAGTCCATCTCGTCGACCCCGGAGATGACGATGAACGGGATGGTCTTCAGGCGGTCGTCGCCGCTGCGGTGCCGCAGCAAGCCGTAGCCGTCCATCTCCGGCATCTCGATGTCGGTAAGGACGACGTCGATCGCCTCCTCGGCGAGCACGGCGATGGCTTCGCGGCCGTTGCCGGCCTCGCGCACCTGGTGGCCTTCGGCGCCGAGCGACATCGACAGCATGGCGCGGTTGAGGGGATCGTCATCGACGACGAGGACCGTGGCGGGTCTGGTGGACATGTCGTTCATCCTTGCGACGCGAGTGCGGCTCGCGCTCCATCGAATTCCTGGGCGATGCGGCTCACTGCCTCACCGGCGCCGGCGACGTCGCCGGCTCGTGCCTGCGCCTCGAGCGCCGCACAGTGCTCGGCGAGCTCGGTCGCTCCGAAGCTCGCCGCGTTCGATTTCAAGGTGTGGGCGTGGCGGCGGAGCGCCGCGGCGTCGCCGGCCCCGGCGGCCTCGGCCAGCTTGGCGATCAGCACCGCGCCGTTGTCGAGGAACGAGGCGACGAGACGGGCGAGCGCCTCGGGGTTCGTCGCGATCGCCTGGAGGCGGGCGAGGGCGGAGGGGTCGAGCACCGTGACCCGTGGGCGATCGGCGGCGCGATTGGGCGTCGCCGCGATCGCGGCGGCGAGCTGCTCGGGCCGGATCGGCTTGGCAAGGTAGTCGTCCATGCCCGCGGCCAGGCACGCCTCGCGATCCCCCTGCATCGCGTTCGCGGTCATGGCGACGATGCGCGGCTGCGGGCTCGGCCCGTCGGCGCGGATGCGGCGGGTGGCCTCGATACCGTCCA
Protein-coding regions in this window:
- a CDS encoding PAS domain-containing protein; translation: MAQQEIEVILMRQLASYLATPIFIVDPNGTLVFYNEPAEKILGQRFEETGELPGDEWASADRASDANGNPIPPEQRPLMIALREHRPAHDRLWILGLDNQRRCIEVTAFPLVGQAGRHLGAVAIFWEVPGECE
- a CDS encoding MBL fold metallo-hydrolase encodes the protein MRVTFWGTRGSLASPGNETARYGGNTSCIEVRAADGALLALDAGTGIRRLGGAVPASLRRVDVLLTHLHMDHIQGLGFFGPLYNPNVEVHIWGPASTTMSLRARLTRYLSPPFFPIHLRELPCVLTLHEVPCAEETVGPFRIVSTLVCHPGPTVGYRITADGRTVTYLPDHEPALGAAEFPASSEWTSGFALAADADLLIHDAQYADQEYRSRMGWGHSTFAQAVRFATVTRAKQLIVFHHDPERSDDALERVVAAEALPVAGALPVSIAAEGTSIDVGATA
- a CDS encoding SDR family NAD(P)-dependent oxidoreductase, encoding MAILEESVPRANVYARLAAASIGQGRKTRRCPETPRLERKRVLVTGGTNGIGLEMARGLLARGADVILPCRNPSKGARVRDQLRREAGEKARIDLVAMDLTDLRSVREAGREIARLGAPIDVVIENAGVMERAYSVTPQGHEISFGVNVLGHFVLRQTLLDSGVLPSARVVIITGDIYVLESGCTPDYSWRGRIGGLRAYCRSKLGNLWIASELQKRHPELSVFVVHPGAIATDLGGDAGAVGNWFKRATMISPELGAQTPLICATQEGLRKGGYYHNTLGLVRLRDEDAALDATAAEKLWALCETLAAA
- a CDS encoding ABC transporter permease encodes the protein MTKVLMVIMLTAFALISLMFLLMVRVTDPLVPRAMFGVLSTLLYFPSGAVYPRQGFPAWMQVISAADPFTYAVHAPKCLLLKDTGMAAIGGDLVFLATFSIVTMTIATLLFRRTL
- a CDS encoding response regulator; translation: MSTRPATVLVVDDDPLNRAMLSMSLGAEGHQVREAGNGREAIAVLAEEAIDVVLTDIEMPEMDGYGLLRHRSGDDRLKTIPFIVISGVDEMDSIVACIKLGAEDYLPKPFDPVLLHARLGACLDRKRMTDELLEWNTRLSERVEEKVREVERLNRLRRFVTPQLAEAIAAGGDSILASHRREITVLFCDMRGFTPFSETAEPEEVMAVLREFHHAVGPMIFEHGGTIAQFTGDGMLVFFNDPVPLDDPAWDAVRLAIAMRERTAALSQQWRRRGHDLALGIGIAVGYATCGEIGFEGRTEYAAIGTVVNLAARVCAIAPGGAILVTHRVHAAVEDRVTASSLGDHDLKGLSRPVPLYQIDGMRG